Within Enterobacter sp. RHBSTW-00175, the genomic segment AACCGGGATCGTTATCCGCCGTTTTAGCGTATCCGTTCCTTTTACCGTGAGCCTTATCCGCCCGCTTCACCGCCCGGCATCGGCACTGGTGGATGCCTTCAGTGAACATCTGCAAGGGGGGCTTAGCACGTTCACTGCAAAACTGGACGATGTGCTTAACAATATGCCCGGCTAACTGCCGGGCATTCGTCAATTCAGTTGAAACGTTTCGCGACAGAAGCTACACGCTCACCGAATTTCACTGCAGTTTCCAGATCGCCCGATGCAATCGCACCTGCGTCAGCATCTGACGGAGACTGCACCAGCAGCCCAACAGAACCGCCCAGGTTGTTGATATCCTGGCGCGTGGCAGCCTGAGTGTTTGACGGTGGCAGACCCAGGCTCACCCAGATACCGCCATGCTGTGAAGCCAGCGTTTGCAGATACTGAAGAGACACTTGTTTGTCACCGTTCAGGCTCGCACTGTTGCTAAAGCCCGCAAACACTTTGTCCTGCCAGCTGCGCACAAACCAGGCTTTCGACGTGGCATCGGCAAACTTCTTGAACTGCCACGGCACACTGCCCATATACGTTGGCGCGCCAAAAATAATCGCCTTCGCATCGTTGAGTTTTTGCCAGTCGCTTTCCTGAATATCGCCATTGCTATCAATCGCGATCAAATCAGCACGCGCGCCTTCAGCAACCGTTTCAGCTACGCGTTTTGTGTGGCCGTAGCCGGAATAATAGATAACTACAACGCTCATTATGTGTCTCCTGATGGAATATTGCTCAAGAAGTCAAACATTTACGGCTGGGTTGCCATTTTCGGTTCCCTGGTATCAAATAGAAACCTTACGTCGTTTTATACACGCAAACATTCGCTTGCGTAAGAAGGCACCTTTACCTCACCTGGTTACCTCGAGGGAACCACCATGACTGACGCTGAAACCGCAACAAAAGAGATGCCACCGTATAATGTGTTCGACGAGCGCTGCCCGACACGCAATGTACTGGCGCGTATCGCCGATAAATGGGCGCTGCTGATCCTTGCGCGTCTGGAAAACGGACCGATTCGGTTTAATCACCTGCAACGTGAGATTCAGCGGATCACCAAGAAAGTGCTGACCCAGTCGCTGCGTAAGCTGGAGCGAGACGGCCTGGTTTCGCGAAAAGTGTTTGCCACTGTGCCGGTAACGGTAGAGTACAGCCTGACGCCGCTCGGCCAGGCGCTCACTGAAACCGTCACCGTGCTGGCTCACTGGGTAGAAAGTAATATGGATGCCATCGTCGCCGCGCAATCTGCTTATGATGCCGCCAACGAACAAGACTGAGCCGGGCAAGCCCGGCTTTGTGCTGCTCAGGAGAGCATAAATTCAACGGCATCCGCGGCATGAATGGCTGCCGTGTCAAACACCGGGATCGGGCTGCGCTCAACCGGCACGAGTAAACCAATCTCTGTACAACCGAAAATAACACCCTCTGCCCCCTGCTGTGCGAGCTTCTCAATCACGCTGACGTAGTACTCGCGCGAGGGTTCGCTGAAGGTTCCGAGACAAAGCTCCTCAAAGATAATCTGATTAATGCGTGCCCGGTCTGCCTCATCCGGGATCAGGCTTTCAATCCCAAATTCACTGCTCAGTCGCCCACGATAAAAATCCTGCTCCATGGTATAGCGGGTTCCCAGCAGCGCCACGCGCGTCATCCCGGAGGCGGTAATCGCGCGCCCGGTGGCATCGGCAATATGCAGGAACGGCAGCGAACAGCGCGATTCAATGTGTGACGCCACTTTGTGCATGGTGTTGGTACAGAGCAAAATCCCTTCTGCGCCCGCACGCTCCAGCCCCAGCGCCGCCTGCGCCAGTATCTCGCCGGCTTTATCCCACTCACCGCTCGCCTGGCAGGCTTCTATCTCATGGAAATCAACGCTGTGCAGCAGCAGGCTTGCGGAGTGCAGCCCGCCAAGACGTTGCTTCACCCCTTCATTAATCAGGCGGTAGTACGGGATGGTCGATTCCCAGCTCATTCCACCTAACAGGCCGATCGTTTTCATACTTTCTCCTTTATGTTTCTTCCAGTGAAGCAAACTTGTGATCCTGTTTCCAGTTCTTTGGCTAGCCGTTTCTTTTTACCGCGCGGTGATATAAATTAAATGAAACATTGTTTCATTACCTTGCGGGGCTAGATATGTTTATTTTTCACAAAGAGACAACGCTTGAAGATCTCGGAAACGGCGTGACACGTCGAATTCTGGCGCATGACGGAAAGATGATGGCGGTAGAGGTGAATTTCCAGCAGGGCGCCATCGGGCCGATGCATAACCATCCGCACGAGCAGTTAACCTATGTGCTTTCCGGCGAGTTCGAATTCACCATTGGTGATGAAAAACATGTCGTGACGGCGGGAGACACACTCTATAAAGAGCCGCATATCATGCATGGCTGCGTGTGCCTGAAACCCGGCACACTGCTTGATACCTTTACGCCTGTGCGCGAAGATTTTCTGCAATAAAAAAAGGCGGTGTCACCACCGCCCTTTTATTACATTT encodes:
- a CDS encoding flavodoxin family protein produces the protein MSVVVIYYSGYGHTKRVAETVAEGARADLIAIDSNGDIQESDWQKLNDAKAIIFGAPTYMGSVPWQFKKFADATSKAWFVRSWQDKVFAGFSNSASLNGDKQVSLQYLQTLASQHGGIWVSLGLPPSNTQAATRQDINNLGGSVGLLVQSPSDADAGAIASGDLETAVKFGERVASVAKRFN
- a CDS encoding helix-turn-helix domain-containing protein produces the protein MTDAETATKEMPPYNVFDERCPTRNVLARIADKWALLILARLENGPIRFNHLQREIQRITKKVLTQSLRKLERDGLVSRKVFATVPVTVEYSLTPLGQALTETVTVLAHWVESNMDAIVAAQSAYDAANEQD
- a CDS encoding aspartate/glutamate racemase codes for the protein MKTIGLLGGMSWESTIPYYRLINEGVKQRLGGLHSASLLLHSVDFHEIEACQASGEWDKAGEILAQAALGLERAGAEGILLCTNTMHKVASHIESRCSLPFLHIADATGRAITASGMTRVALLGTRYTMEQDFYRGRLSSEFGIESLIPDEADRARINQIIFEELCLGTFSEPSREYYVSVIEKLAQQGAEGVIFGCTEIGLLVPVERSPIPVFDTAAIHAADAVEFMLS
- a CDS encoding cupin domain-containing protein, with amino-acid sequence MFIFHKETTLEDLGNGVTRRILAHDGKMMAVEVNFQQGAIGPMHNHPHEQLTYVLSGEFEFTIGDEKHVVTAGDTLYKEPHIMHGCVCLKPGTLLDTFTPVREDFLQ